From Pusillibacter faecalis, one genomic window encodes:
- a CDS encoding Mur ligase family protein: protein MRMFLAIVACKLLRFAGKLVGKGSSLPGKYALKLCPDILRRVTLPPRVIAVTGSNGKTSTVEMIAAILRADGKRVVYNEEGSNQIEGVTTLVLTHATLGGKVQADVLLIESDERYAARSFQYFHPTQFVVTNLYRDQLTRNGHPEWVYDALVPAIHPETELILNADDPLSSCLGRGHERVKWFGLDRCPSDQDAPTGVYHDGAYCPVCHAPMEYDYVHYNHIGAYHCSSCGHARPATDYTATALDLEQGTLVLDEAVEIPLAFRSIYNVYNILAAYAACRECGVAAETIGGAVGGYVLKNGRMQTFRLGARHGTLLTSKHENSIAYDTNLGYIAAAKDPCVVLVVVDAVSRKYFTSETSWLWDIDFNQLACPQVQKIILSGRYCNDLAERFSFTDIPWEKVEVQESIPAACETLKSGGGEELYVVTCFSDRDKVLSHVEKEA, encoded by the coding sequence ATGAGAATGTTTCTGGCCATTGTGGCGTGCAAGCTGCTGCGGTTTGCAGGCAAGCTGGTGGGCAAGGGTAGCAGCCTGCCGGGGAAATACGCCCTGAAGCTCTGCCCGGATATTCTGCGCCGGGTGACGCTGCCGCCCCGGGTGATCGCCGTCACCGGCTCCAACGGCAAGACCTCCACGGTGGAGATGATTGCCGCGATTCTGCGGGCGGACGGTAAGCGCGTGGTCTACAATGAAGAGGGCTCCAACCAGATTGAGGGCGTCACGACCCTGGTGCTGACCCACGCCACGCTGGGGGGGAAGGTCCAGGCGGACGTGCTCCTCATTGAGTCCGACGAGCGGTACGCCGCCCGCAGCTTCCAGTATTTCCACCCCACGCAGTTCGTGGTCACGAACCTCTATCGGGACCAGCTGACTCGCAACGGCCACCCGGAGTGGGTTTACGATGCCCTTGTTCCGGCGATCCACCCGGAGACGGAGCTGATTCTCAACGCTGACGATCCCCTCTCCAGCTGCCTGGGACGGGGGCATGAGCGGGTGAAGTGGTTCGGCCTGGACCGCTGCCCCTCTGACCAGGACGCGCCCACAGGCGTTTACCACGACGGGGCCTACTGCCCGGTGTGCCACGCCCCCATGGAGTACGATTACGTCCACTATAATCACATCGGCGCTTACCATTGCTCAAGCTGCGGCCACGCGCGGCCAGCCACGGACTACACCGCCACGGCGCTGGATCTGGAGCAGGGCACGCTGGTGCTGGATGAAGCCGTGGAGATCCCGCTGGCCTTCCGCAGCATCTACAATGTCTATAACATCCTGGCGGCCTACGCCGCCTGCCGGGAGTGCGGTGTGGCGGCGGAGACCATCGGCGGCGCGGTAGGCGGCTATGTGCTCAAGAACGGCCGAATGCAGACCTTCCGCCTAGGCGCACGCCACGGGACGCTGCTCACCAGCAAGCATGAGAACTCCATTGCCTACGATACGAACCTTGGCTATATCGCCGCCGCGAAGGACCCCTGCGTGGTACTGGTGGTGGTGGATGCTGTGAGCCGAAAGTACTTTACCAGCGAGACCAGCTGGCTGTGGGACATCGACTTTAACCAGCTCGCCTGCCCCCAGGTGCAAAAGATCATCCTCTCCGGCCGGTACTGCAACGACCTGGCGGAGCGGTTCTCCTTCACGGACATCCCTTGGGAGAAGGTGGAGGTACAGGAGAGCATCCCGGCGGCCTGCGAGACCCTGAAATCCGGCGGCGGGGAGGAGCTGTACGTGGTCACGTGCTTCTCTGATCGGGACAAGGTGCTGTCCCACGTGGAAAAGGAGGCGTGA
- a CDS encoding type 1 glutamine amidotransferase, whose protein sequence is MELRFLHFYPDLMNLYGSYANVSVLRRYLERLGHTVVVEAILPGQEADLTGADFLYMGAGTERAQKAALADFACYGTAVRAAAEDGTAMLFAGTAMELLGRTVSDAEGTVYEGIALADFTTVQGKKRLVEDVYGTTDLYPEAVVGFMNKCGVTTGITTPLLTTVSLGYGNEGEETPEGFHWKNVFASELTGPLLVKNPRMLETAAAAILARRGEALPEERPVDTWAEAGYAITAEQLRLRCKRP, encoded by the coding sequence ATGGAGCTTCGGTTTTTGCATTTCTATCCAGACCTGATGAACCTCTACGGGAGCTACGCCAATGTGTCGGTTCTCCGGCGATATCTGGAGCGCCTGGGCCACACGGTGGTGGTGGAGGCAATTCTTCCGGGGCAGGAGGCCGACCTCACCGGCGCGGATTTCCTCTATATGGGCGCGGGCACGGAACGGGCGCAGAAGGCGGCTTTGGCGGATTTTGCCTGCTATGGGACGGCGGTGCGCGCCGCCGCCGAGGACGGCACAGCCATGCTGTTTGCCGGCACTGCCATGGAGCTGCTGGGCCGCACGGTCTCCGACGCCGAGGGGACAGTCTATGAGGGAATCGCCCTGGCGGATTTCACTACAGTCCAGGGGAAAAAACGGCTGGTGGAGGATGTCTACGGCACGACGGACCTTTATCCAGAGGCGGTGGTGGGGTTCATGAACAAGTGCGGTGTGACCACCGGCATCACAACGCCGCTGCTCACCACGGTTTCCCTGGGCTATGGCAACGAGGGGGAGGAGACGCCGGAGGGCTTCCACTGGAAAAACGTCTTTGCCTCGGAGTTGACTGGACCACTGCTGGTGAAGAATCCGCGCATGCTGGAAACGGCGGCAGCGGCGATTCTTGCCCGGCGGGGGGAAGCGCTACCGGAGGAACGGCCGGTGGATACCTGGGCTGAGGCAGGCTACGCCATCACGGCGGAGCAGCTGCGGCTGCGCTGTAAAAGGCCTTAA
- a CDS encoding LTA synthase family protein, with product MKQPIHLWDARHPKEREAFLYIPLLALGLTLISELFNHKAFTDGPSSFWQFVTENPIAFLVNVFLVLVTLAPAFFFRRRMFWCALVSVVWLMGGAVNGFILLNRMTPFTVADLTVFQTGIDTLPNYLSTPYIILLVGAILLVLAGLVFLFWKGPRSTASGRRRLMTGTAALAVSSALLAGSWTLAFHLGQLSHVFSNLAFAYEDYGFSYCFLQTWLNRGIHQPSRYSAQEMSRIREMIEADTPAADPQTDVNVVFVQLESFIDPAEIQGLELSEDAVPTWTALTEEYSTGYLTVPVVGAGTANTEYEVLTGMSTRLFGPGEYPYQTRLTDQTVESVAYNLKENGYATHAIHNHRATFYGRNDVYANLGFDDFTALEYMPKVQLTPKNWAKDAILTSQIGKALDATPDQPDLVFTVSVQGHGKYPTEQVLENPAITVTACPEGTNRNALEYYVNQVHEMDAFLRNLLNMLSQREERTILVLYGDHLPALDLEGRNMSSRSLYKTEYVIWDNFHLEKADEDLCAYQLAAAALNRIGITTGVMNAFQQFCREESTYASDLLKLQYDALYGKNYLHGGASPYEPTDMQMGMAPITVSSIVQQGEEIWYVLGENFSPYCQVTIEGRRLDAEYITPRLIRLTEDPETDNPGDLQIQVVDKHNEILSDTE from the coding sequence GTGAAACAGCCAATACACCTTTGGGATGCCAGGCATCCCAAGGAACGCGAAGCGTTCCTCTATATTCCGCTGCTTGCCCTGGGGTTGACGCTGATATCAGAACTTTTCAACCACAAAGCGTTTACAGATGGCCCCTCCTCTTTCTGGCAGTTCGTCACCGAAAATCCCATTGCCTTCCTGGTAAACGTCTTTCTCGTTTTAGTGACCCTGGCCCCCGCCTTTTTCTTCCGGCGCCGCATGTTCTGGTGTGCGCTGGTCTCAGTGGTGTGGCTGATGGGCGGCGCCGTCAACGGATTCATTCTGCTCAACCGTATGACGCCGTTTACTGTGGCAGATTTAACTGTCTTTCAAACAGGCATCGACACGCTGCCCAATTATCTCTCGACGCCCTACATCATTTTGTTAGTGGGCGCCATTTTGCTGGTTCTCGCCGGTCTGGTTTTTCTCTTTTGGAAGGGCCCTCGCAGCACCGCGTCCGGCAGACGGCGTCTCATGACCGGCACCGCGGCCTTAGCGGTGTCGAGCGCCCTGCTGGCCGGGAGCTGGACCCTGGCCTTTCATCTGGGGCAGCTCTCCCATGTGTTCTCCAACCTGGCCTTTGCCTATGAGGACTATGGTTTTTCCTACTGTTTTTTACAGACCTGGCTGAACCGGGGCATTCACCAGCCCTCTCGCTACAGCGCCCAGGAGATGTCCCGCATTCGGGAGATGATAGAGGCGGATACGCCCGCCGCAGATCCACAAACCGATGTCAATGTCGTCTTTGTACAGCTGGAGTCCTTTATCGACCCAGCCGAAATTCAGGGGTTGGAGCTGTCAGAGGATGCCGTCCCCACCTGGACAGCCTTGACTGAGGAATATTCCACCGGCTATCTGACGGTTCCCGTGGTGGGAGCCGGCACCGCCAATACAGAGTACGAGGTCCTCACCGGCATGAGTACCCGGCTGTTCGGTCCTGGTGAATACCCCTACCAGACCCGCCTGACGGATCAAACTGTGGAGAGCGTGGCCTACAATTTAAAAGAAAACGGCTACGCCACCCATGCCATCCACAATCACCGCGCCACGTTCTATGGCCGCAATGATGTGTACGCCAACCTGGGTTTTGATGACTTCACCGCTCTGGAATACATGCCAAAGGTGCAGCTTACGCCCAAAAACTGGGCAAAGGATGCCATTCTCACCAGCCAGATCGGCAAGGCCCTGGATGCCACGCCGGACCAGCCGGATCTGGTATTCACAGTCTCTGTGCAGGGACATGGCAAATACCCCACGGAGCAGGTGCTGGAGAATCCAGCCATCACGGTGACTGCCTGTCCTGAGGGAACCAACCGCAATGCTCTGGAGTACTATGTGAATCAGGTCCATGAGATGGATGCCTTTCTCCGCAATCTTCTAAACATGCTCTCTCAGCGGGAGGAACGAACCATTCTTGTACTCTATGGCGACCATCTCCCCGCCCTGGATCTGGAGGGGCGGAATATGTCCTCCAGAAGCCTTTACAAGACGGAGTATGTGATCTGGGATAACTTCCATCTGGAAAAGGCGGACGAAGACCTCTGCGCCTATCAGCTCGCTGCCGCAGCATTGAACCGTATCGGCATCACAACCGGTGTGATGAACGCCTTCCAACAGTTCTGCCGGGAGGAGTCCACCTATGCCTCTGACCTTTTAAAACTGCAATATGACGCCTTATATGGAAAAAACTATCTCCATGGCGGTGCCAGCCCCTATGAACCCACGGACATGCAGATGGGCATGGCTCCTATTACCGTGTCCTCCATCGTCCAGCAGGGAGAGGAAATCTGGTATGTTCTGGGCGAAAACTTCAGCCCCTACTGTCAAGTGACCATAGAGGGCCGCCGACTGGACGCGGAGTACATCACCCCCCGCTTGATTCGCCTGACCGAGGACCCTGAGACTGACAATCCCGGCGATCTGCAAATTCAAGTGGTGGATAAGCACAATGAAATTCTCAGCGACACCGAATAA
- a CDS encoding S-layer homology domain-containing protein, translated as MYWKMLQKTGVLGLAAALVLGMGAQAAEAPSARQEDLDALYQNLEARHPDLFANTPEAEFLERKAEIESRLTTESDVDFLFDLQSLTALAGDSHTSIQVAGSVVEQLSAYPMVLSWRDGRWYLTTAPAEQKALLGMEVTALNGRDMDQVVEAFGEVLSADNPVKLRRQYRQVCNVEDYYVYLGLAKPGEPLKLTLEDGETRSITAVPYHSLGETEIAQLGAQVSMPATAAREQAYWSQALNPNTYYIQYNTCQEDPELPMETFASQVQDDLNTGNYSRVLIDLRNNGGGSDGVIWPLLNVLREAMDEGAEVVGLIGEATFSSAIINAVELQEMGAVLAGEAASGSVDHFGSVSGFTLPNSGIRVGVSSKYIDLGTLLDADAGRGVVSLEPDVELPQTMADTLAGKDTAVEWLLAHPERLAQQEWPNAPLTRGRFVGLLYEAAGSPVQTPEAVFPDMLGVEWYLDAMIWSANAGVARGTADGSFAASRAISWQEAAVFLTRTVQALGWTPETVRTAPLPAVLSKGAWDQEALQSAWAWGLLPENADSTPTRAQGEAMAAALQELG; from the coding sequence TTGTATTGGAAGATGCTGCAAAAAACCGGAGTGCTGGGATTGGCAGCAGCCTTGGTTCTGGGCATGGGCGCGCAGGCGGCTGAAGCGCCGTCCGCCCGACAGGAGGACTTGGACGCCCTTTATCAAAATTTAGAGGCCCGGCACCCGGATCTGTTTGCCAACACACCGGAGGCGGAGTTTTTGGAGAGAAAGGCCGAGATCGAAAGCCGCCTGACGACGGAGAGCGATGTGGACTTTCTCTTTGACCTGCAGAGCCTGACGGCCTTGGCTGGAGATTCCCATACCAGCATACAGGTGGCAGGCAGCGTAGTTGAGCAGCTATCTGCCTATCCCATGGTGCTCTCTTGGAGAGATGGGAGATGGTATCTCACCACAGCGCCGGCGGAGCAGAAGGCCCTGCTTGGCATGGAGGTCACAGCCCTGAATGGCCGGGATATGGATCAAGTGGTGGAAGCCTTCGGAGAAGTGCTCAGCGCTGACAATCCGGTGAAACTGCGGCGGCAATACCGGCAGGTGTGCAACGTGGAGGACTACTATGTCTATCTGGGGTTGGCGAAACCTGGTGAGCCATTGAAGCTCACTCTGGAGGATGGTGAAACCCGGTCTATCACGGCTGTGCCCTATCACTCCCTGGGAGAGACCGAGATTGCCCAGCTGGGCGCCCAGGTTTCCATGCCCGCCACTGCGGCTCGAGAGCAGGCATATTGGTCCCAGGCGCTGAATCCAAACACCTATTATATTCAGTACAACACCTGCCAGGAGGACCCGGAGCTTCCCATGGAGACCTTTGCATCCCAGGTGCAGGATGACCTGAACACAGGGAACTATAGCCGCGTTCTGATCGACCTGCGCAACAACGGTGGTGGCTCTGACGGGGTGATCTGGCCGCTGCTGAACGTCCTGCGGGAGGCGATGGATGAGGGCGCCGAGGTCGTGGGCCTCATTGGAGAGGCCACCTTCTCCTCTGCTATCATCAATGCAGTGGAGCTCCAGGAGATGGGGGCTGTGCTGGCAGGCGAGGCCGCCAGCGGCAGCGTGGACCACTTCGGCTCAGTGAGCGGCTTTACGCTGCCAAATTCCGGCATCCGGGTGGGCGTCTCCTCCAAATATATTGATCTGGGAACGCTGTTGGATGCAGATGCAGGCCGTGGCGTAGTCTCTTTGGAGCCGGATGTGGAGCTGCCCCAGACCATGGCGGACACCTTAGCGGGAAAAGATACGGCGGTAGAGTGGCTGCTGGCACATCCGGAGAGGTTGGCGCAACAAGAGTGGCCGAATGCACCTCTCACTCGAGGCCGTTTTGTGGGGCTGCTGTATGAGGCCGCTGGCAGTCCGGTCCAGACTCCAGAGGCTGTGTTCCCCGATATGCTGGGAGTTGAATGGTACCTGGATGCCATGATCTGGAGCGCAAATGCCGGCGTTGCCAGAGGCACTGCAGACGGGAGTTTTGCCGCATCCCGGGCGATTTCCTGGCAGGAGGCCGCGGTCTTCCTGACCCGGACCGTTCAGGCGCTTGGCTGGACGCCGGAGACGGTGCGCACAGCGCCCCTGCCGGCTGTGCTGTCCAAAGGCGCCTGGGACCAGGAGGCCCTGCAGAGCGCCTGGGCATGGGGCCTGCTGCCGGAGAATGCGGATTCCACGCCTACCCGGGCACAGGGAGAAGCCATGGCCGCCGCCCTGCAGGAGCTGGGCTGA
- the nifJ gene encoding pyruvate:ferredoxin (flavodoxin) oxidoreductase yields the protein MARKFKSMDGNNAAAYVSYAFTEVAGIYPITPSSPMADLVDQWSAAGQKNIFGTTVKVVEMQSEAGASGTVHGSLAAGAMTTTYTASQGLLLMIPNMYKIAGELLPCVFHVSARTVSTHALNIFGDHSDVMACRQTGFAMLAEGNVQEVMDLAPVAHLSAIEGRVPFINFFDGFRTSHEIQKVAVWDYEDLKEMCNMDAVEAFRKHSLNPERPNMRGSHENGDIFFQHREACNSYYDALPAVVEKYMDKVNAKLGTNYKLFNYYGAPDADRVIIAMGSICDVAEEVIDYMNAHGEKVGLIKVRLYRPFAADKLLAALPATAKKVAVLDRTKEPGSQGEPLYMDVVTALANAGRTDVKVIGGRYGLGSKDTPPASVFAVYDELNKKEMKRQFTIGIVDDVTHLSLEEKPAPSVAAAGTIECKFWGLGGDGTVGANKNSIKIIGDHTDKYIQAYFQYDSKKTGGVTISHLRFGDKPIKSSYYINKADFVACHVPAYITKGFPIVRDVKPGGVFLINCQWSDAELNHHLDAASKRYIAKNNIQVYTINAIDLAKEIGMGKRTNTILQSAFFALAKVMPESEAIGYMKDAATHSYLKKGQDVVDMNHKAIDAGATAFKKFDVPADWADAQDSADTTVLSGKPELVEQVKTILFPVGKMDGDSLPVSAFVKHVDGQFELGAAAYEKRGVAVSVPTWDSTKCIQCNNCAYVCPHATIRPYALTAEEAKNAPASAKIVDVKAGKGKGVYQYTMAISPLDCMGCGVCVGQCPVGALTMVPQEQEAAQQEVFNYCVDKVSEKTDMQDDTVKGSQFRQPMLEFSGSCAGCAETSYARLVTQLFGDRMYISNATGCSSIWGGPAATSPYCTNKAGHGPAWSNSLFEDNAEHGLGMYLGQKAIRERLADKTRALIAVPHTWAGLKDAAQKWLDTMEDGKANGAATDAYIAALEEGLMTVDACLAFAASDAGKAAFGDGLGEFKAHMESLKAAGATYCDCDACTLTREILAEKEYLRKKSLWIFGGDGWAYDIGFGGVDHVLASGNDVNIFVFDTEVYSNTGGQASKASNIGQVAQFAAAGKEIKKKSLAEIAMSYGYIYVAQVAMGANPAQTLKAIQEAEAYPGPSLIIGYSPCEMHSIKGGMVNCQHEMKKAVECGYWNLFRFNPAAEGSKFTLDSKEPKGGYQEFLMNEARYSRLTREFPDRAGELFERNEKAAMDRYAHLLKLKAMYEG from the coding sequence ATGGCAAGAAAGTTCAAGTCCATGGACGGTAACAACGCGGCGGCATATGTCAGCTACGCGTTTACCGAGGTGGCGGGCATCTACCCCATCACCCCGTCCTCGCCCATGGCAGACTTGGTTGACCAGTGGTCCGCTGCTGGTCAGAAAAACATCTTCGGCACCACGGTCAAGGTGGTGGAGATGCAGTCCGAGGCCGGCGCCTCCGGCACGGTCCACGGCTCTCTGGCCGCGGGCGCAATGACCACCACCTACACCGCTTCTCAGGGCCTGCTGCTGATGATCCCCAATATGTACAAGATCGCCGGCGAGCTGCTGCCCTGCGTGTTCCACGTGTCCGCCCGGACCGTGTCCACCCATGCGCTGAATATCTTCGGCGACCACTCCGACGTGATGGCCTGCCGCCAGACGGGCTTTGCCATGCTGGCCGAGGGCAACGTCCAGGAGGTTATGGACCTGGCTCCTGTTGCCCACCTCAGCGCCATTGAGGGCCGCGTTCCCTTTATCAACTTCTTCGACGGCTTCCGGACCTCCCACGAGATTCAGAAGGTGGCCGTGTGGGACTACGAGGACCTCAAGGAGATGTGCAACATGGACGCTGTTGAGGCGTTCCGTAAGCACTCCCTGAACCCCGAGCGGCCCAACATGCGCGGCTCCCACGAAAACGGCGATATCTTCTTCCAGCACCGCGAGGCCTGCAACTCCTACTATGACGCTCTGCCCGCCGTGGTGGAGAAGTACATGGACAAGGTCAACGCCAAGCTGGGCACGAACTACAAGCTCTTTAACTACTACGGCGCGCCCGATGCGGACCGGGTCATCATCGCTATGGGCTCCATCTGCGACGTTGCCGAGGAAGTCATCGACTACATGAACGCTCATGGCGAGAAGGTGGGCCTCATCAAGGTCCGTCTGTATCGTCCCTTCGCCGCGGACAAGCTGCTTGCCGCCCTGCCCGCTACCGCCAAGAAGGTAGCTGTGCTGGACCGCACCAAGGAGCCCGGCTCCCAGGGCGAGCCGCTGTACATGGACGTGGTGACGGCTCTGGCCAACGCCGGCCGGACCGATGTCAAGGTGATCGGCGGACGCTATGGCCTGGGCAGCAAGGACACTCCGCCCGCCTCTGTCTTCGCGGTCTATGACGAGCTGAACAAGAAAGAGATGAAGCGCCAGTTCACCATCGGCATCGTGGACGACGTGACCCATCTGAGCCTGGAGGAGAAGCCCGCTCCCAGTGTGGCGGCTGCCGGCACCATCGAGTGCAAGTTCTGGGGCCTGGGCGGCGACGGCACCGTGGGCGCCAACAAGAACTCCATCAAGATCATCGGCGACCACACCGACAAATACATCCAGGCGTACTTCCAGTACGACTCCAAGAAGACCGGCGGCGTCACCATCAGCCACCTGCGCTTTGGCGACAAGCCCATCAAGTCCTCTTATTATATCAACAAAGCTGACTTTGTGGCCTGCCACGTGCCCGCCTACATCACAAAGGGCTTCCCCATCGTTCGGGACGTGAAGCCCGGCGGCGTGTTCCTCATCAACTGCCAGTGGAGCGACGCGGAGCTGAACCACCACCTGGACGCCGCCTCCAAGCGCTACATTGCCAAGAATAACATCCAGGTCTACACCATCAACGCCATTGACCTTGCTAAGGAGATCGGCATGGGCAAGCGGACCAACACGATCCTGCAGTCCGCCTTCTTCGCCCTGGCCAAGGTCATGCCTGAATCCGAAGCCATCGGCTACATGAAGGACGCCGCCACCCACTCCTACCTGAAGAAGGGCCAGGACGTGGTGGATATGAACCACAAGGCCATTGACGCCGGCGCCACCGCCTTTAAGAAGTTCGACGTGCCCGCCGACTGGGCCGACGCCCAGGACAGCGCCGACACCACCGTGCTCTCCGGCAAGCCCGAGCTGGTGGAGCAGGTCAAGACCATTCTCTTCCCCGTGGGCAAGATGGATGGCGACAGCCTGCCTGTGTCCGCCTTTGTCAAGCACGTGGACGGCCAGTTCGAGCTGGGTGCCGCCGCCTACGAAAAGCGCGGCGTGGCGGTGTCCGTCCCCACTTGGGATTCCACCAAGTGCATCCAGTGCAACAACTGCGCTTATGTCTGCCCCCACGCCACCATCCGTCCCTACGCCCTGACGGCGGAGGAGGCCAAGAACGCCCCTGCGAGCGCCAAGATCGTGGATGTGAAGGCCGGCAAGGGCAAGGGCGTCTACCAGTACACCATGGCCATCAGCCCGCTGGACTGCATGGGCTGCGGCGTGTGCGTGGGCCAGTGCCCTGTGGGCGCCCTGACCATGGTGCCCCAGGAGCAGGAGGCCGCCCAGCAGGAGGTCTTCAACTACTGTGTGGACAAGGTCAGCGAGAAGACCGACATGCAGGATGACACCGTCAAGGGCAGCCAGTTCCGCCAGCCCATGCTGGAGTTCTCTGGCTCCTGCGCCGGCTGCGCCGAGACCAGCTATGCCCGCCTCGTAACCCAGCTCTTTGGCGACCGGATGTACATCTCCAACGCCACGGGTTGCTCTTCCATCTGGGGCGGACCCGCTGCTACCTCTCCCTATTGCACCAACAAGGCCGGTCACGGCCCCGCCTGGTCCAACTCCCTCTTTGAGGACAATGCTGAGCACGGCCTCGGTATGTATCTGGGCCAGAAGGCCATCCGGGAGCGGCTTGCTGATAAGACCCGCGCTCTGATTGCCGTCCCCCACACCTGGGCCGGCCTGAAGGACGCCGCTCAGAAGTGGCTGGATACCATGGAGGATGGCAAGGCCAACGGCGCCGCCACCGATGCGTATATTGCCGCTCTGGAAGAGGGCCTGATGACCGTGGACGCCTGTCTGGCCTTTGCCGCCAGCGACGCAGGCAAGGCTGCCTTTGGCGATGGCCTGGGTGAATTCAAGGCCCACATGGAGAGCCTGAAGGCCGCCGGGGCCACCTACTGCGACTGCGATGCCTGCACGCTGACAAGAGAGATTTTGGCCGAAAAAGAATACCTGCGCAAGAAGTCCCTGTGGATCTTCGGCGGCGACGGCTGGGCCTATGACATCGGCTTTGGCGGCGTGGACCACGTCCTGGCCTCCGGCAACGATGTGAATATCTTTGTCTTTGATACCGAGGTTTACTCCAACACCGGCGGCCAGGCCTCCAAGGCCTCCAACATCGGCCAGGTGGCACAGTTCGCCGCAGCCGGCAAGGAGATCAAGAAAAAGTCCCTGGCGGAGATCGCCATGAGCTATGGCTATATCTATGTGGCTCAGGTGGCCATGGGCGCAAACCCCGCTCAGACCCTCAAGGCCATTCAGGAGGCTGAGGCCTATCCCGGCCCGTCCCTGATCATCGGCTACTCTCCCTGCGAGATGCACTCCATCAAGGGCGGCATGGTCAACTGCCAGCACGAGATGAAGAAGGCCGTGGAGTGCGGCTATTGGAACCTCTTCCGCTTCAATCCCGCTGCTGAGGGCTCCAAGTTCACCCTGGACTCCAAGGAGCCCAAGGGCGGCTATCAGGAATTCCTGATGAATGAGGCCCGTTACAGCCGCCTGACCCGGGAGTTCCCCGACCGCGCCGGCGAGCTGTTTGAGCGCAACGAGAAGGCGGCCATGGACCGCTATGCGCACCTGCTCAAGCTCAAAGCCATGTACGAGGGCTGA
- a CDS encoding YifB family Mg chelatase-like AAA ATPase, with amino-acid sequence MVVTVRSLGLGGISGYEVSAECFLSGGLPAFDVVGLPDAAVREARERVRAAVKNCGARFPVSRITVNLAPAGQKKAGTFYDLPIFVGILAASGEVPPLPPDAAFVGELSLTGALRRVNGVLPMALAARAAGIRQLFVPAENAAEATLAGGLTVYGVPDVQTLTAHLRGREALSPAPVWTPGGDEVSLPDLRDVMGQENVKRALEIAAAGGHNLLLIGPPGAGKSMLAKRLPSILPDMTREEALTVSGVWSVAGLTDPRHPLLTRRPFRSPHHTASASAVIGGGPAMRPGEVSLASSGVLFLDELPEFRRDVLEALRQPLEEGEVTISRAGGTLRLPARFQLVCAMNPCRCGWRGHPAGKCTCSDREVERYVEKISGPLLDRMDLHVSVPSVEYEALRRREAPESSAEVKRRVDAARGVQAARFAGTDTICNAQMPPDQVGGFCALDAAGEKLLRAAFERMGLTARSHDRILRVARTIADLDGASEIGPAHLAEAIQFRNTDILKG; translated from the coding sequence ATGGTGGTCACAGTACGGTCCCTGGGACTTGGCGGAATTTCTGGATACGAGGTGAGCGCAGAGTGCTTTCTCTCCGGCGGCCTGCCGGCCTTTGACGTGGTGGGCCTGCCGGACGCCGCCGTGCGGGAGGCCCGGGAGCGTGTCCGGGCGGCGGTGAAAAACTGCGGCGCCAGGTTCCCGGTCAGCCGCATTACGGTGAACCTGGCACCTGCGGGCCAGAAAAAGGCTGGCACCTTTTATGATCTTCCGATTTTTGTGGGGATTCTCGCTGCCAGCGGCGAGGTGCCGCCGCTGCCGCCGGACGCGGCCTTCGTGGGGGAGCTTTCCCTCACTGGGGCGCTGCGGAGGGTGAACGGCGTTCTGCCCATGGCCCTGGCAGCCCGGGCGGCGGGTATCCGGCAGCTGTTCGTCCCGGCGGAAAACGCGGCGGAGGCGACGCTTGCCGGCGGCCTCACCGTCTACGGAGTGCCGGATGTGCAGACACTGACGGCCCATCTGCGAGGACGGGAGGCGCTCTCTCCCGCCCCGGTCTGGACCCCCGGCGGGGACGAGGTTTCCCTGCCGGACCTGCGGGATGTGATGGGCCAGGAGAATGTGAAGCGGGCGCTGGAGATCGCCGCCGCCGGCGGCCATAACCTGCTGCTGATCGGTCCCCCTGGCGCAGGGAAGTCCATGCTGGCCAAGCGCCTGCCCTCCATCCTGCCGGACATGACCCGGGAGGAGGCCCTAACTGTCTCTGGCGTTTGGTCCGTGGCGGGGCTGACGGACCCCAGGCACCCCCTGCTGACCCGCCGGCCCTTCCGCTCGCCGCACCACACCGCCTCGGCGTCAGCAGTGATCGGCGGCGGCCCGGCCATGCGGCCTGGCGAGGTCTCGCTGGCCAGCTCCGGCGTGTTGTTTTTGGACGAGCTTCCGGAGTTTCGACGGGATGTACTGGAGGCTTTGCGCCAGCCTTTGGAGGAGGGGGAGGTCACGATCTCCCGGGCGGGCGGGACGCTGCGCCTGCCGGCCCGGTTCCAGCTGGTGTGCGCTATGAATCCCTGCCGCTGCGGGTGGCGGGGGCACCCGGCGGGCAAGTGTACCTGTTCCGACCGGGAGGTGGAGCGGTACGTGGAAAAAATCTCCGGCCCGCTGTTGGACCGGATGGACCTCCACGTGAGCGTTCCCTCCGTGGAATATGAGGCCCTGCGCCGGAGAGAGGCTCCGGAGTCCTCCGCCGAAGTCAAGCGCCGGGTGGACGCCGCCAGGGGCGTGCAGGCGGCCCGCTTTGCCGGGACGGACACCATCTGCAACGCACAGATGCCGCCGGATCAGGTGGGCGGCTTCTGTGCCCTGGACGCGGCGGGGGAGAAGCTCCTGCGTGCGGCCTTTGAGCGGATGGGGCTCACGGCCCGGTCCCATGACCGGATTTTGCGGGTGGCCCGCACCATTGCCGACCTGGACGGCGCGTCGGAGATCGGCCCCGCCCATCTGGCGGAGGCCATTCAGTTCCGGAACACGGATATTTTAAAGGGATAG